One part of the Tenacibaculum sp. 190130A14a genome encodes these proteins:
- a CDS encoding nucleotidyltransferase family protein, with translation MILVILAAGLGSRYGGLKQIDAISSQNEAIIDFSIYDAIQNGFKKVVFVVRGEILNILKTSFKSKLKHLIDIEFVCQETTDIPEEFKNNNRIKPWGTAHALLVSKKVIDSNFCVINADDFYGQESFAKMAAFLKSTNPTTTQYAMMGYQIQNTLSKNGSVSRGECTIDNEGNLKSIIERSQISTKHNRIVYVENNLKKDMKKNTLVSMNYWGFTPKIFEELDQLFYGFLKQHYLTEKEEFYLPSAINFLLNENKASVKVLETASDWMGVTYKEDKPQVVSKIIHYKKQGIYPENLWN, from the coding sequence ATGATTCTTGTAATTCTTGCTGCCGGTTTAGGAAGTAGATATGGTGGATTAAAACAAATTGATGCTATTAGTTCTCAAAATGAAGCAATCATAGATTTTTCTATCTATGACGCTATTCAAAATGGTTTTAAAAAAGTTGTTTTTGTTGTTCGAGGTGAAATCTTAAACATCTTAAAGACTTCCTTTAAGTCTAAATTAAAGCATTTGATAGATATTGAATTTGTTTGTCAAGAAACTACTGATATTCCAGAGGAATTCAAGAATAACAACCGTATAAAACCATGGGGTACAGCTCATGCCTTGTTAGTCTCAAAAAAAGTAATTGACAGCAACTTTTGTGTTATCAATGCAGATGATTTTTATGGTCAAGAATCATTTGCTAAAATGGCAGCATTTCTAAAATCAACGAACCCTACTACCACTCAATATGCAATGATGGGTTATCAAATTCAAAATACGCTTTCTAAAAACGGATCAGTTTCAAGAGGTGAATGCACCATAGATAATGAAGGTAACTTAAAAAGTATCATAGAAAGGTCTCAAATCTCTACAAAACATAATCGAATCGTATATGTTGAGAATAATTTAAAAAAAGACATGAAAAAAAACACGCTTGTATCTATGAATTATTGGGGTTTTACTCCTAAGATTTTTGAGGAATTAGATCAATTATTTTATGGATTTTTGAAGCAACATTATTTAACTGAGAAAGAAGAATTTTACTTACCATCAGCCATTAATTTTCTTTTAAATGAAAACAAAGCCTCTGTAAAAGTCTTAGAAACTGCATCTGATTGGATGGGTGTCACTTATAAAGAAGATAAACCCCAAGTAGTCTCAAAAATCATTCATTATAAAAAGCAAGGAATATATCCTGAAAACTTATGGAACTAA
- a CDS encoding DUF3822 family protein, whose amino-acid sequence MQKKTRKKSVIAQHKKLSIQFSLDGFSFCITNYDTEEIIVFTEYTFNKPISSPELLLTNLIEAFKTDEDLQHEFKQVEAVHQNNLSSLVPETYFDRNNLKPYLKYSVKTLATDFITYDDIEKIAAKNVYIPYVNINNFLFQNFGEFEYKHHSTVLIEKLLALSTTLEKQFYVHVGTTTMDIIVCNNEQLFLYNSFPYKTKEDFLYYILFTAEQLEMDPNEFQLYLFGDIERNSELFNITYNYVRNVAFIKRKTNFFDGSSEFSRNSNFILAS is encoded by the coding sequence TTGCAAAAGAAGACTAGAAAAAAAAGCGTTATTGCGCAACATAAAAAATTATCCATCCAATTTAGTTTGGATGGATTTTCTTTTTGTATTACAAACTATGATACCGAAGAAATTATTGTTTTTACTGAATATACATTTAACAAACCTATTTCTTCCCCAGAACTTTTATTAACCAATTTAATAGAAGCTTTTAAGACCGATGAAGATTTACAACATGAGTTTAAACAAGTTGAAGCTGTTCATCAAAACAATTTAAGTAGTTTAGTTCCTGAAACTTACTTCGACAGAAATAACTTAAAACCTTATTTAAAATATTCTGTTAAAACCTTAGCTACTGATTTTATTACCTATGATGATATTGAAAAGATAGCAGCAAAGAATGTTTATATTCCATATGTGAACATTAACAACTTCTTGTTTCAAAATTTTGGTGAATTTGAATATAAACATCATTCAACTGTTTTAATTGAAAAATTACTCGCTCTGAGCACCACTTTAGAGAAGCAGTTTTATGTCCATGTAGGCACTACTACTATGGATATCATTGTATGTAATAACGAGCAACTGTTTTTGTATAACTCTTTCCCTTATAAAACAAAAGAAGATTTTTTATATTACATTTTATTTACTGCTGAACAATTAGAAATGGATCCTAATGAGTTTCAGCTTTATTTATTCGGTGATATTGAAAGAAACTCTGAGTTATTCAACATTACTTATAATTATGTTAGAAATGTTGCCTTTATTAAAAGAAAGACTAACTTTTTCGATGGAAGTAGTGAATTTTCTCGTAATTCTAACTTTATACTAGCATCTTAA
- a CDS encoding ABC-F family ATP-binding cassette domain-containing protein, producing MLSVSNLSVQFGKRVLFDEVNTKFTQGNCYGIIGANGAGKSTFLKILSGQIDPTSGNVHLEPGKRMSVLSQDHYAFDESPVLETVIMGNKDLYAIKKEIDALYADYTDENAEKIGELQVKFEEMNGWNADSEAAAMLSNLGIKEDLHYSLVGDLDGKQKVRVLLAQALFGSPDVLIMDEPTNDLDFETISWLENFLANYDNTVIVVSHDRHFLDAVCTHISDIDFGKINHFSGNYTFWYESSQLAAKQRAQQNKKAEDKKKELEEFIRRFSANVAKSKQATSRKKMIEKLNVEEIKPSSRRYPAIIFERDREAGDQILNVEGLSKTDVEGELLFSNIDINLNRGDKVAVISKNSKATTAFYQAITDNDKADAGKYSWGVTTTQSYLPSDNSEFFQNGELNLVDWLRQYATTEEEREEVFLRGFLGKMIFSGEEALKKSNVLSGGEKVRCMLSRMMMTRANILLLDEPTNHLDLESIQALNNSLINFKGTVLFTTHDHEFAQTVANRIIEITPNGVIDKYATFDEYLDDPKVKELREKMYS from the coding sequence ATGTTATCAGTTTCTAATTTATCAGTTCAATTTGGTAAACGTGTTTTATTTGATGAAGTAAATACTAAATTTACTCAAGGTAATTGTTATGGAATTATCGGAGCTAACGGTGCAGGAAAATCAACTTTCTTGAAGATTTTATCAGGACAAATTGATCCAACTTCTGGAAATGTTCACCTAGAACCAGGGAAACGTATGTCTGTACTTTCTCAGGATCATTATGCATTCGATGAATCTCCTGTTTTAGAAACTGTGATAATGGGTAATAAAGATCTATACGCTATTAAGAAAGAAATAGATGCTTTATATGCTGATTATACTGATGAAAATGCTGAAAAGATTGGGGAGTTACAAGTAAAATTCGAAGAGATGAACGGATGGAATGCCGATTCTGAAGCAGCAGCCATGTTATCTAACTTAGGTATTAAAGAAGATTTACATTATTCATTAGTAGGAGATTTAGATGGTAAACAAAAAGTACGTGTATTATTAGCACAAGCTTTATTTGGAAGTCCAGATGTATTAATTATGGATGAGCCAACGAATGACCTTGACTTTGAAACAATTTCTTGGTTAGAAAATTTCTTGGCAAATTATGACAATACCGTAATTGTAGTTTCTCACGACCGTCACTTTTTAGATGCGGTTTGTACTCATATTTCTGATATTGATTTCGGAAAGATTAACCACTTTTCTGGAAACTATACTTTCTGGTATGAATCATCTCAATTAGCTGCGAAGCAAAGAGCACAGCAAAACAAGAAAGCTGAAGATAAAAAGAAAGAATTAGAGGAATTTATTCGTCGTTTCTCAGCAAATGTGGCTAAATCAAAACAAGCTACTTCGCGTAAAAAGATGATTGAAAAATTAAATGTAGAAGAAATTAAACCTTCAAGTCGTCGTTATCCAGCAATTATTTTTGAGAGAGATAGAGAAGCGGGAGATCAAATTTTGAATGTAGAGGGATTATCTAAAACAGACGTAGAAGGAGAGTTATTATTCTCAAACATTGATATTAACTTAAATAGAGGAGATAAAGTTGCTGTTATTTCTAAGAACTCTAAAGCAACTACAGCATTTTATCAAGCTATTACTGACAACGACAAAGCAGATGCTGGAAAGTATAGTTGGGGAGTTACTACAACACAATCATATTTACCGTCTGATAACTCAGAATTTTTCCAAAATGGAGAATTGAATTTAGTAGATTGGTTACGTCAATATGCAACAACCGAAGAGGAGAGAGAGGAAGTGTTTTTAAGAGGTTTCTTAGGAAAAATGATTTTCTCAGGGGAAGAAGCATTAAAAAAGAGTAATGTATTATCAGGAGGAGAAAAAGTACGTTGTATGTTGTCTAGAATGATGATGACTCGTGCAAATATTTTATTATTAGACGAACCAACGAATCACTTAGATCTTGAATCTATTCAAGCTTTAAACAACTCTTTAATTAATTTCAAAGGGACAGTATTATTTACAACGCATGACCACGAATTTGCACAAACTGTTGCGAACAGAATTATAGAAATTACTCCAAATGGAGTAATTGATAAGTATGCAACGTTTGATGAATACTTAGACGATCCTAAAGTAAAAGAATTAAGAGAAAAGATGTATTCTTAA
- a CDS encoding ATP-dependent DNA helicase — MIESAPSFYKELLQKFPYQPTEKQQELLDALTRFIFEDNNRALFLLKGYAGTGKTTIISTVVNNLWRVGKKAVLLAPTGRAAKVISGYSKKQAFTIHKKIYFPKKQSSGAVNFVMQPNKHTDTLFIVDEASMISDEKQNAKLFENGSLLDDLISYVYSGKNCKIVFIGDTAQLPPVKLSMSPALEADKLSFEFNKDITEIELDEVVRQQENSGILMNATDLRLLVQNDSEHFKFDVNFPDIIRLQDGYEIQDAITQAYDGDIGVEDTAIIVRSNKRANQYNQQIRTKIRGQENEISVGDYVMVVKNNYFWLKDSSSAGFIANGDICEVMRINSIKDLYGFKFAEVEVRMIDYPDMKPFETVLLLDTLTSESPSLTYEESNRLYEAVKEDFAHEKSKYKQFMGIKKNKFFNALQVKFSYAMTCHKSQGGQWKTIFIEQPYLPDGPSIEYLRWLYTAVTRAQEKLYLIGFKDEYFLN, encoded by the coding sequence ATGATAGAATCTGCACCTAGTTTTTACAAAGAATTATTACAAAAGTTTCCTTACCAACCAACAGAAAAGCAACAAGAATTATTAGATGCTTTAACACGTTTCATTTTTGAGGACAATAATCGTGCCTTGTTTTTGCTAAAAGGATATGCTGGAACAGGAAAAACAACTATTATTAGTACCGTAGTTAATAATTTGTGGAGAGTAGGTAAAAAAGCAGTGTTATTAGCACCAACAGGTAGGGCGGCCAAAGTAATATCGGGGTATTCTAAGAAGCAAGCTTTTACTATTCATAAAAAGATATACTTTCCTAAAAAACAAAGTAGTGGTGCTGTTAATTTTGTAATGCAACCCAATAAACATACCGATACCTTGTTTATAGTGGATGAAGCCTCTATGATTTCAGATGAGAAACAAAATGCGAAATTATTCGAAAACGGATCTTTACTTGATGATTTGATTTCATATGTATATTCTGGCAAAAACTGTAAAATAGTGTTCATTGGTGATACGGCACAGCTTCCACCGGTGAAGTTAAGTATGAGTCCGGCATTAGAGGCGGATAAACTTTCTTTTGAATTTAATAAGGATATTACAGAAATAGAACTTGATGAAGTAGTACGTCAACAAGAAAATTCTGGAATATTGATGAATGCAACGGATTTACGTTTGTTAGTTCAAAATGATTCGGAACATTTTAAATTTGATGTAAACTTTCCTGATATTATTCGATTGCAAGATGGTTATGAAATTCAGGATGCTATTACACAGGCTTATGATGGAGATATTGGAGTAGAAGATACCGCAATTATTGTAAGATCTAATAAAAGAGCGAATCAGTATAACCAACAAATTAGAACTAAAATAAGGGGACAAGAAAACGAAATTTCTGTTGGAGATTATGTAATGGTGGTTAAGAACAACTACTTTTGGTTAAAAGATTCTTCTTCAGCTGGTTTTATTGCAAATGGTGATATTTGTGAAGTAATGCGAATAAACTCTATTAAAGATTTATATGGATTTAAGTTTGCTGAAGTAGAAGTAAGAATGATTGATTATCCAGATATGAAACCTTTTGAAACGGTTTTATTATTAGATACCTTAACTAGTGAAAGTCCATCTTTAACTTACGAAGAATCTAATCGTTTATACGAAGCTGTAAAAGAAGATTTCGCACATGAGAAGTCAAAGTATAAGCAGTTTATGGGAATTAAAAAGAATAAATTCTTCAATGCGCTTCAAGTGAAGTTTTCGTATGCGATGACCTGTCATAAATCACAAGGAGGGCAATGGAAAACGATTTTTATAGAGCAACCTTATTTACCAGATGGTCCATCTATTGAATATTTAAGATGGTTGTATACTGCAGTAACACGAGCACAAGAAAAGTTATATTTAATAGGTTTTAAAGACGAATATTTTTTGAATTAG
- a CDS encoding RsmD family RNA methyltransferase has product MRIISGKYKSKRITAPKNLPVRPTTDMAKEALFNILNNLYYFEGISVLDLFAGTGNISYEFASRGTVDIYAVDAHYGCIKFINQTAKDLNVDITTFKSDVYKFLEKTNLTTDLIFADPPYDFEESQFLRIADLIFEKELLNEDGLLVIEHSKQTDLSQHPRFSYEKRYGGNVFSFFE; this is encoded by the coding sequence ATGAGAATAATATCCGGAAAATATAAAAGTAAGCGTATTACCGCTCCAAAAAACTTACCCGTTCGCCCGACAACGGATATGGCTAAAGAAGCATTGTTTAACATTTTAAACAATCTTTATTACTTTGAAGGTATTTCAGTTTTAGATCTTTTTGCTGGTACTGGTAATATAAGTTACGAGTTTGCTTCGAGGGGTACTGTTGATATTTATGCTGTTGATGCCCACTATGGGTGTATCAAATTTATTAACCAAACTGCTAAAGATTTAAACGTCGATATTACCACTTTTAAAAGTGATGTGTACAAATTTTTAGAGAAAACAAATCTAACTACCGATCTTATTTTTGCTGACCCTCCTTATGATTTTGAAGAATCTCAATTTTTAAGAATAGCCGATTTAATCTTTGAAAAAGAGCTTTTAAATGAAGATGGATTACTAGTTATTGAACATTCAAAACAAACAGATTTAAGTCAGCATCCTCGTTTTAGTTATGAAAAACGTTATGGTGGTAATGTTTTCAGTTTTTTTGAATAG
- a CDS encoding DEAD/DEAH box helicase, translated as MSTFLDLGLQEPINKALNDLGYETPTVIQEKAIPQIIASTDDLKAFAQTGTGKTAAFSLPIIELADQTNTNTQAIILSPTRELAVQIGKNIEDFSKYLPNLKVATVYGGANIEEQIRKLKRGVQIVVGTPGRTVDLIKRRALKLGNVQWLVLDEADEMLNMGFKDELDQVLEATPDSKQTLLFSATFPREVEAIANNYMTNPVEITSGQKNQGSDNVSHEYYLVNEKTRYPALKRVADLNPNIYAIVFCRTRRETQEVANNLIRDGYNADALHGDLSQAQRDSVMEKFRKKNIQILVATDVAARGLDVNNLTHVINHKLPDQIENYNHRSGRTGRAGNKGISIALVSRKEQGRLRPIERIIKKKFEHTPVPSGKEICQNQLFHLIDKVQNTEVNTEQIEGFLPSIYEKLEDLSREELIQKFVSLEFNTFLSYYENAPDLNNLSSRENSRGRSSNENMTRFFINIGRKDRLNPAKLIGLINDQKIGDKIEIGAIDILDTFSFFEIDKNFEGDTLEAFAANSPDFNGRNVNVEVTKTDRGSGRGRGRGPRRDGRRDGGRKGQFSGKRRSNDESPSKGFGRRRSENSSKKGQNPENFSRRRRRR; from the coding sequence ATGTCTACATTTTTAGATTTAGGTTTACAAGAACCTATCAATAAGGCGTTGAACGATTTAGGATACGAAACGCCAACTGTTATTCAAGAAAAAGCAATTCCTCAAATCATTGCATCTACGGATGACTTAAAAGCTTTTGCTCAAACTGGTACCGGAAAAACAGCCGCTTTCAGTTTACCAATAATAGAACTTGCAGATCAAACAAATACCAATACTCAAGCCATTATCTTATCACCTACACGTGAATTAGCTGTGCAAATAGGAAAAAATATTGAAGATTTTTCTAAATACTTACCTAATTTAAAAGTAGCAACAGTTTATGGTGGTGCCAATATTGAGGAGCAAATTAGAAAGTTAAAAAGAGGTGTTCAAATTGTTGTAGGTACACCAGGAAGAACCGTTGATTTAATTAAGAGAAGAGCTTTAAAATTAGGAAATGTTCAATGGTTAGTTTTAGATGAAGCTGATGAAATGTTGAACATGGGATTCAAAGATGAATTGGATCAAGTTTTAGAAGCTACTCCAGATAGTAAACAAACATTGTTATTCTCTGCAACCTTTCCTAGAGAAGTTGAAGCTATTGCTAACAATTATATGACAAACCCTGTAGAAATTACTTCAGGGCAAAAAAATCAAGGTTCTGATAACGTAAGTCATGAATATTATTTAGTAAATGAAAAAACACGTTATCCTGCCTTAAAGAGAGTTGCAGATTTAAATCCTAATATTTACGCTATTGTGTTTTGTAGAACACGTAGAGAAACTCAAGAGGTGGCTAATAACCTTATTAGAGATGGATACAACGCTGATGCTTTACACGGAGATTTATCGCAAGCTCAACGTGATTCTGTTATGGAAAAATTCCGTAAAAAAAACATACAAATATTAGTAGCTACTGATGTTGCAGCTCGTGGTTTAGATGTTAATAACTTGACTCATGTAATTAACCATAAATTACCTGATCAAATAGAGAATTACAATCACCGTAGTGGTAGAACAGGTAGAGCTGGGAATAAAGGTATTTCTATTGCTTTAGTTTCTAGAAAAGAGCAAGGGAGATTACGTCCTATAGAAAGAATAATTAAGAAGAAGTTTGAACATACTCCAGTTCCTTCGGGGAAAGAGATTTGTCAAAATCAATTATTCCATTTAATTGATAAAGTTCAAAATACAGAAGTTAATACAGAGCAAATAGAAGGCTTTTTACCAAGTATTTATGAAAAGCTTGAAGACTTAAGTCGTGAAGAATTAATTCAAAAGTTCGTTTCATTAGAGTTTAATACATTCTTATCATACTACGAGAATGCTCCAGACCTAAACAATTTATCTTCAAGAGAAAACTCTAGAGGAAGGTCTTCTAATGAAAATATGACACGTTTCTTTATTAATATAGGTCGAAAAGATAGATTAAATCCAGCTAAATTAATTGGATTAATCAATGACCAAAAAATAGGAGATAAAATTGAAATTGGAGCAATTGATATTTTAGACACGTTCTCTTTCTTTGAAATTGATAAAAACTTTGAAGGTGATACTTTAGAAGCCTTTGCTGCAAACAGTCCAGATTTTAATGGTAGAAATGTAAACGTTGAAGTTACCAAAACTGATAGAGGTAGTGGTCGCGGACGCGGAAGAGGACCTAGAAGAGATGGCCGAAGAGATGGTGGTAGAAAAGGTCAATTTAGTGGAAAAAGAAGAAGTAACGACGAAAGCCCAAGCAAAGGTTTTGGAAGAAGACGTAGTGAAAATTCTAGTAAAAAAGGACAAAATCCTGAAAACTTTAGTAGAAGACGTAGAAGAAGATAA
- a CDS encoding sodium:solute symporter family protein — MNLTSIDYAFIFIFFSITLGIGIWVSKKSKQSTSEYFLSGRNMPWWLLGVSMVATTFSTDTPNLVTDIVRTNGVSGNWVWWAFLLTGMLTVFIYAKLWRKSKVTTDLEFYELRYGGKPAKFLRGFRSLYLGVFFNVLAMAGVTLAAIKIGEVMLGLSPIQTIGIASIVTVAFSAIGGFKGVVYTDFLLFFVAMIGAIGAAVVAVNHPDVDGLGNLLTHPNVADKLSILPDFNDKELLISIFIIPLAVQWWSAWYPGAEPGGGGYIAQRMLASKDENHAIGATFFFNILHYALRPWPWIIVALASLVVFPDLASIKEAFPNVSDSKLGHDLAYPAMLTFLPTGLAGVVLTSLIAAYMSTISTHLNWGASYIVNDFYKQNINPNATEKTLVNVGKLSTVVLMICSAVLALSFTNALEIFKFILMFGAGTGLIFLLRWFWWRINAWSEISAMFASGVFSLIFHFNSEYLFGENGLFASYWQFPLVVLLTTLVWLLVTVLTKPEDDQTLINFYNKIQPKKEGWTPVLNKAKELGVRMEKQGGSTSLTDGLLAVFIGCVLVFSSLFATGNWIYGNYELALSLSVLTVIAALGLLKLWKKIKVNFL; from the coding sequence ATGAATTTAACCTCGATTGACTACGCCTTTATCTTTATTTTTTTCAGTATTACATTAGGAATTGGAATTTGGGTTTCTAAGAAATCTAAACAAAGTACTTCAGAGTATTTTTTGTCTGGAAGGAATATGCCTTGGTGGTTGCTTGGAGTTTCTATGGTTGCAACAACATTTTCAACAGATACTCCAAATTTGGTTACAGATATAGTAAGAACTAATGGAGTTTCTGGTAACTGGGTTTGGTGGGCATTTTTATTAACTGGAATGTTAACGGTTTTTATATACGCTAAACTATGGAGGAAAAGTAAAGTTACCACTGACTTAGAGTTTTATGAACTGAGATATGGAGGGAAACCAGCTAAGTTTTTACGAGGATTTCGATCATTGTATCTTGGAGTGTTTTTTAATGTATTAGCAATGGCAGGTGTTACTTTGGCAGCAATCAAGATAGGTGAGGTAATGCTTGGACTATCACCTATTCAAACAATTGGTATTGCATCTATTGTTACTGTTGCTTTTAGTGCAATTGGAGGTTTTAAAGGAGTGGTTTATACGGATTTTTTATTGTTTTTTGTAGCTATGATTGGCGCGATTGGAGCAGCAGTGGTTGCTGTAAATCACCCTGATGTAGATGGACTAGGAAATTTACTGACACATCCAAATGTAGCAGATAAGTTATCTATTTTACCAGATTTTAATGATAAGGAGTTGCTTATATCTATTTTTATAATTCCATTAGCTGTGCAATGGTGGAGTGCTTGGTATCCTGGAGCTGAACCTGGAGGAGGAGGGTATATTGCGCAAAGAATGTTAGCTTCCAAAGATGAAAATCATGCTATAGGCGCTACTTTTTTCTTTAATATATTGCATTATGCATTACGACCATGGCCATGGATTATTGTGGCATTAGCGTCTTTAGTGGTATTTCCAGATTTGGCAAGTATAAAAGAAGCCTTTCCTAACGTTTCTGATAGTAAATTAGGACATGATTTAGCATATCCAGCAATGCTAACATTTTTACCAACAGGACTGGCAGGTGTTGTGTTAACCTCTTTAATAGCAGCTTATATGAGTACCATTTCTACCCATTTAAATTGGGGAGCTTCTTATATAGTAAATGATTTTTACAAACAAAATATAAATCCTAACGCAACAGAGAAAACTTTGGTAAATGTCGGTAAACTATCTACAGTTGTTTTAATGATTTGTAGTGCGGTTTTAGCGTTATCATTTACAAATGCCTTAGAAATATTTAAGTTTATATTAATGTTCGGGGCGGGAACAGGATTAATCTTTTTATTACGCTGGTTTTGGTGGCGTATCAATGCATGGAGTGAAATTTCAGCAATGTTCGCTTCAGGAGTATTTTCATTAATATTCCATTTTAATTCAGAGTATTTATTTGGAGAGAATGGATTGTTCGCCAGTTATTGGCAATTTCCTTTGGTTGTATTATTAACTACCTTGGTTTGGCTTTTAGTAACTGTTTTAACAAAACCAGAAGATGATCAAACTTTAATTAATTTTTATAATAAAATACAACCTAAAAAAGAAGGATGGACACCTGTATTAAACAAAGCAAAAGAACTAGGAGTAAGAATGGAAAAGCAGGGGGGGAGCACTAGTTTAACAGATGGTTTATTGGCAGTTTTTATTGGCTGTGTTTTAGTATTTAGCAGTTTGTTTGCAACAGGAAATTGGATATATGGAAACTATGAACTAGCTTTAAGTCTGTCAGTTTTAACCGTAATTGCTGCTTTAGGATTGCTTAAATTATGGAAAAAGATTAAGGTAAATTTCTTATAG
- a CDS encoding STAS domain-containing protein produces MDFKIRYTKNNALKLSGELTKINLRLFELIAYQALSNHKDLTIDISNVTIIDRVGIESILELYKHSLKKKKAILFYGYGARDIMEEIRYKNIA; encoded by the coding sequence ATGGACTTTAAAATTAGATATACAAAAAATAATGCTCTAAAACTTTCTGGAGAGCTGACCAAAATCAATTTAAGATTATTTGAACTTATAGCTTACCAAGCTTTGAGTAACCATAAAGACCTGACCATCGACATTAGTAATGTCACTATTATTGATAGAGTTGGAATAGAAAGTATTTTAGAATTGTATAAACACTCCTTAAAAAAGAAAAAAGCAATACTATTTTACGGTTATGGAGCAAGAGATATTATGGAGGAAATCCGATATAAAAATATTGCCTAA